A genomic window from Sorex araneus isolate mSorAra2 chromosome 2, mSorAra2.pri, whole genome shotgun sequence includes:
- the LOC101559277 gene encoding olfactory receptor 6C2-like, with product MQNHTAITTFILVGLTDDPQLQILLFIFLLINYMLSAVGNLTIIILTFMDAHLKTAMYYFLQNFSFLEISFTSACIPRFLYSLATGDRTITYNACMSQLFFTDLFGIVEFFLLATMSYDRYVAICKPLHYMTIMNPLVCKKLISGCWIITLLLLIPPLGYGLTLEFCDTEIDYFVCDANPLLKISCFDTEFIEKMVLFCCSFILLVTLTFVVWSYGSIIRTILRFPSAQQKKKAFSTCSSHFIVVSISYGSCIFIYIKPSAKDEMATNKVASVFITSVSPMLNPFIYTLRNKQVKNALNDFLKRLLFLGPQRFHRG from the coding sequence ATGCAAAATCACACAGCGATAACCACATTCATCCTCGTGGGATTGACAGATGACCCACAACTGCAGATTCTACTTTTCATATTTCTACTTATCAACTACATGTTGAGTGCTGTTGGAAACCTTACTATCATTATACTCACCTTTATGGATGCCCACCTTAAAACTGCCATGTACTATTTTCTGCAAAACTTTTCCTTCTTAGAAATCTCATTCACATCTGCCTGTATCCCGAGATTCTTGTACAGTTTAGCAACAGGAGACAGAACCATTACCTATAATGCTTGTATGTCTCAGTTATTTTTCACAGACCTATTTGGAATAGTAGAATTTTTCCTTCTGGCAACTATGTCCTATGATCGTTATGTAGCCATCTGCAAACCCCTTCATTACATGACTATCATGAATCCCCTGGTCTGCAAAAAACTAATTTCTGGCTGTTGGATAATTACACTGTTGCTCTTAATTCCACCACTTGGCTATGGACTGACACTGGAATTCTGTGACACTGAAATCGACTATTTTGTTTGTGATGCTAATCCTCTCCTGAAGATCTCATGTTTTGATACAGAATTCATAGAGAAGATGGTTCTTTTTTGCTGTTCATTTATACTATTAGTGACTCTCACATTTGTGGTTTGGTCCTATGGAAGTATCATTCGCACGATACTTAGGTTCCCCTCTGCTCAGCAGAAGAAAAAGGCATTTTCTACCTGTTCCTCCCACTTCATTGTGGTTTCCATCAGTTATGGCAGCTGTATCTTCATCTATATCAAACCTTCGGCAAAAGATGAAATGGCTACTAATAAGGTCGCGTCAGTATTCATTACTTCCGTCTCTCCCATGTTAAACCCATTTATTTATACTCTGagaaacaaacaagtgaaaaatgCCTTGAATGACTTTCTAAAACGACTACTGTTCTTGGGGCCACAAAGATTtcacaggggttaa